One Mycolicibacterium parafortuitum DNA segment encodes these proteins:
- a CDS encoding Lrp/AsnC family transcriptional regulator yields the protein MAEDAEGALDKVSAAIVDSLRPDGRKSYAAIAKEVGVSEATVRQRLQKLIEQGHMQIVAVTNPVGPGRFTSMLLVKTQGGVDAVAEALRDVPEVTFAVATAGSYDVLVEVTSRDGAHLLSVIDDSIRTIEAVTEVQTLIYLKLLKLSYQSGVWPTTG from the coding sequence ATGGCGGAAGACGCCGAGGGCGCGCTGGACAAGGTGTCGGCCGCGATCGTCGACTCGCTACGACCGGACGGGCGCAAGTCCTACGCGGCGATCGCCAAGGAGGTCGGCGTCTCCGAGGCCACCGTGCGTCAGCGCCTGCAGAAGCTGATCGAGCAGGGGCACATGCAGATCGTCGCCGTCACCAATCCGGTCGGGCCGGGAAGGTTCACGTCGATGCTTCTGGTCAAGACCCAGGGCGGCGTCGACGCGGTCGCCGAAGCGCTGCGCGATGTGCCGGAGGTGACGTTCGCGGTCGCCACCGCCGGTTCGTATGACGTGCTGGTCGAGGTGACCTCGCGCGACGGCGCGCATCTGCTGAGCGTCATCGACGACTCGATCCGCACGATCGAGGCCGTGACCGAGGTGCAGACGTTGATCTACCTGAAGTTGCTCAAGCTGAGCTACCAGTCCGGGGTGTGGCCCACCACCGGCTAG
- a CDS encoding ABC transporter permease, which produces MTTRTGWVRTLLPGTTWLICFYLVPLGLILAAALATPDMIGRPVYGFSLDNFALVFQSTYLPVVARTFGYAVLATVACLLIGYPCAYAISRYGGQAKPALLLAVLVPWLADYLIRIYAWVQVLGREGPANSLLQRFGLGPVNLVGNPYALILGLIYSFLPFMILAVFLAVERVDWRLLEAAQDLHAGPWRAFSTVVVPLTTGGIAAGCQLVFLLSLGDFAIAQFLGGSTYLMGNLIRDQLATAGSLPFGAALTATLLAGMVAFVALAGLAVAAYRTLRRTRVHHG; this is translated from the coding sequence ATGACCACACGGACCGGATGGGTTCGCACCCTGCTGCCCGGCACGACGTGGCTGATCTGCTTCTACCTGGTTCCGCTCGGGTTGATTCTCGCCGCCGCGCTGGCCACCCCCGACATGATCGGGCGCCCGGTCTACGGCTTCAGCCTCGACAACTTCGCGCTGGTCTTCCAATCCACCTACCTGCCCGTGGTGGCCCGGACGTTCGGCTACGCCGTCCTGGCCACCGTCGCGTGCCTGCTCATCGGCTACCCCTGCGCCTATGCGATCTCGCGGTACGGCGGGCAGGCCAAACCGGCCTTGCTGCTGGCCGTGCTGGTGCCGTGGCTGGCCGACTACCTGATCCGGATCTACGCCTGGGTGCAGGTGCTGGGCCGCGAAGGCCCGGCCAACTCCCTGCTGCAACGGTTCGGACTCGGGCCGGTCAACCTGGTCGGCAATCCGTACGCGCTGATCCTCGGGCTGATCTACAGCTTCCTTCCGTTCATGATCCTGGCGGTGTTCCTCGCCGTCGAGCGCGTCGACTGGCGGCTGCTCGAGGCCGCCCAGGACCTGCACGCCGGTCCGTGGCGGGCCTTCAGCACCGTCGTCGTGCCGCTGACCACCGGCGGCATCGCCGCCGGCTGCCAGCTGGTGTTCCTGCTCAGCCTCGGCGATTTCGCCATCGCGCAATTCCTCGGCGGCTCGACCTATCTGATGGGCAACCTGATCCGCGACCAACTCGCCACCGCCGGGTCCCTGCCGTTCGGCGCGGCGCTGACCGCGACCCTGCTCGCCGGCATGGTGGCCTTCGTCGCACTCGCCGGTCTCGCCGTCGCGGCATACCGGACGCTACGTCGGACGCGGGTACACCATGGGTAG
- a CDS encoding PE-PPE domain-containing protein — MALAGAAVIGAAPTIPAGPQLMASLHYLRGTNIGGVPTEQQFEDFIGAVVDGSGVTPPDSAYRLVPYSATFRPFSHGGFRDLTYDDSVAEGVELLAGHQLSAGDVVFGFSQGAVAASVYKETHTGNVYLLVGNPGRPNGGVMQRFDGAKIPLLDVTFGGATPNNGDLTIDVTRQYDGWSDFPRYVWNPVAVLNAIMGTILVHSPTQTELTAADLAAARDSGDPAYYQYDAGSNTHYYVIKTYPIPLLMPLDPFLSDAAMAALDAPLRTFIESSYDRTDYSQPARAGLVKPVSAEKTNAAPQPAAAADIAEEPETTESDVEVDARKPRDRDRAARDAETTADEAAEETVDEAADEAVDEESEDDTGREDDTETGQTDSDTGTEATDTESKTIAKESRTPRR; from the coding sequence ATGGCCCTCGCCGGTGCCGCGGTGATCGGCGCCGCGCCGACGATCCCGGCCGGCCCGCAACTGATGGCGTCGCTGCACTATCTGCGCGGCACGAACATCGGTGGTGTGCCGACCGAGCAGCAATTCGAGGATTTCATCGGCGCGGTCGTCGACGGTTCCGGTGTGACACCACCGGATTCGGCATACCGGCTGGTGCCCTACAGCGCCACCTTCCGGCCGTTCTCGCACGGCGGGTTCCGGGACCTGACCTACGACGACTCGGTCGCCGAGGGTGTCGAACTGCTTGCGGGGCACCAGCTCTCCGCCGGTGACGTGGTGTTCGGCTTCTCGCAGGGCGCGGTGGCCGCCTCGGTGTACAAGGAGACGCACACCGGCAATGTGTATCTACTGGTCGGCAACCCGGGACGCCCGAACGGCGGTGTGATGCAACGGTTCGACGGCGCGAAGATCCCGCTGCTCGACGTCACCTTCGGCGGCGCCACCCCGAACAACGGCGACCTCACCATCGACGTGACCCGCCAGTACGACGGTTGGTCCGACTTTCCCCGCTACGTGTGGAACCCGGTCGCCGTGCTGAACGCGATCATGGGAACGATCCTGGTGCACAGCCCCACCCAGACCGAATTGACCGCCGCCGATCTGGCCGCCGCGCGGGACTCCGGAGATCCGGCCTACTACCAGTACGACGCCGGGTCCAACACGCACTACTACGTGATCAAGACCTATCCGATCCCGCTGCTGATGCCGCTGGACCCGTTCCTGTCGGACGCGGCGATGGCCGCCCTGGATGCTCCGCTGCGCACGTTCATCGAATCATCCTATGACAGAACCGATTACAGTCAGCCGGCGCGGGCCGGTCTGGTCAAACCTGTCAGCGCTGAGAAAACGAACGCGGCGCCCCAACCCGCCGCGGCTGCCGACATCGCCGAGGAGCCCGAGACGACGGAATCCGACGTCGAGGTCGATGCGCGCAAGCCCCGCGACCGTGACCGCGCCGCACGTGACGCCGAGACCACCGCCGATGAGGCCGCCGAGGAGACCGTCGATGAGGCCGCCGATGAGGCCGTCGACGAAGAGTCCGAGGACGACACCGGGCGCGAGGACGACACCGAAACCGGTCAGACCGACTCCGACACCGGCACCGAGGCGACCGATACCGAATCCAAGACGATCGCGAAGGAATCCCGGACGCCACGGCGTTGA
- a CDS encoding YajQ family cyclic di-GMP-binding protein: MADSSFDVVSKVDRQEVDNALNQAAKELATRFDFRGTDTTIEWQGEEGIILVSSTEERVKAAVDVFKEKLIRRDISMKAFDAGDPQPSGKTYKVIGSIKQGISSEDAKKVTKLIRDEGPKGVKAQIQGDEIRVSSKKRDDLQAVQALLRGADLDVALQFVNYR, translated from the coding sequence ATGGCGGATTCATCGTTCGACGTCGTCAGCAAGGTCGACCGCCAGGAGGTCGACAACGCGCTCAACCAGGCTGCCAAGGAGCTGGCGACCCGGTTCGACTTCCGCGGCACCGACACCACCATCGAGTGGCAGGGCGAAGAGGGCATCATCCTCGTCTCGTCCACCGAGGAGCGGGTCAAGGCCGCCGTCGACGTGTTCAAGGAGAAGCTGATCCGTCGCGACATCTCGATGAAGGCGTTCGATGCGGGCGACCCGCAGCCGTCGGGGAAGACCTACAAGGTGATCGGCAGTATCAAGCAGGGCATCTCCAGCGAGGACGCCAAGAAGGTCACCAAGCTGATCCGCGATGAGGGCCCCAAGGGCGTCAAGGCGCAGATCCAGGGTGACGAGATCCGCGTCAGCTCCAAGAAGCGCGACGATCTGCAGGCCGTCCAGGCCCTGCTGCGCGGCGCCGACCTCGACGTCGCGCTGCAGTTCGTCAACTACCGGTAG
- a CDS encoding 2-hydroxyacid dehydrogenase yields the protein MSTAHNVLQVGPLMPSLTRRLADDYAARRLPADPEDRAAFLAEHGQEFTATVTSGGVGVDAGLIQALPNLGAIVNFGVGYDTTDVEAAHARGIGVSNTPDVLTDCVADTAVGLMIDTMRRFSAADRYVRAGRWPVDGMFPLTRDVSGSTVGIIGLGRIGTAIALRLKAFGCTISYHNRHRVADSPYRYFPSAAELAAAVDVLVVAAAGGDASRGLVSAEVLDALGPQGYLINIARGSVVDQDALVAALTEGRLAGAGLDVFAEEPKVPEVLFGLDNVVLLPHVGSATVQTRAAMEELTVRNLDSFLRTGQLVTPV from the coding sequence ATGAGCACCGCGCACAACGTCCTGCAGGTCGGGCCTCTGATGCCGTCGCTGACGAGGCGCCTCGCCGACGACTACGCGGCCAGGCGGTTGCCCGCCGACCCTGAGGATCGCGCGGCGTTCCTCGCCGAGCACGGCCAGGAGTTCACCGCGACGGTGACCTCGGGGGGTGTGGGAGTCGACGCCGGCCTGATCCAGGCGCTGCCGAATCTGGGCGCCATCGTGAACTTCGGCGTCGGCTACGACACCACCGATGTCGAGGCCGCGCACGCCCGCGGGATCGGGGTCAGCAACACCCCCGACGTCCTGACGGACTGTGTGGCCGACACCGCGGTCGGCTTGATGATCGACACCATGCGGCGGTTCTCCGCCGCGGATCGTTATGTGCGGGCAGGCCGTTGGCCGGTCGACGGCATGTTCCCGCTGACCCGCGATGTCAGCGGTTCCACGGTGGGCATCATCGGACTCGGTCGCATCGGGACCGCGATCGCGTTGCGGCTTAAGGCTTTCGGCTGCACCATCAGCTACCACAACCGGCACCGGGTAGCGGATTCGCCGTACCGGTACTTCCCGTCGGCGGCGGAACTGGCGGCGGCGGTGGACGTGCTGGTGGTCGCCGCGGCCGGCGGGGATGCGAGCCGGGGACTGGTCAGCGCCGAGGTGCTCGACGCGCTGGGGCCGCAGGGTTATCTGATCAACATCGCCCGCGGCAGCGTCGTCGACCAGGACGCGTTGGTCGCCGCCCTGACCGAAGGGCGGCTTGCCGGAGCGGGTTTGGACGTGTTCGCCGAGGAGCCGAAGGTGCCCGAGGTGTTGTTCGGCCTCGACAACGTCGTGCTGCTGCCGCACGTCGGCAGCGCGACGGTGCAGACCCGGGCTGCGATGGAGGAGCTGACGGTGCGCAACCTGGACAGCTTCCTACGGACGGGACAGCTGGTCACCCCGGTCTGA
- a CDS encoding PQQ-dependent sugar dehydrogenase: MGVTPEGSGNGRSPSGSARHVGRVGGLAFALGVGAALLTGTAVASAETSESSSVSASASASDSPSDSSTQRQSAKPQLGSRTAAERPDRSDSEDSDSRDSDADADAEDGTSTRNSKQDRDTAPRTAIPVDEADDAEDAVDDTVVQEADAEADEPSFFEQLFNNKTPSITHDATEDTVIEGTVVGNLHPQDPDSTRLTYTATRPTHGTVTIADDGTFVYTPGTTYTGQDSFQVTVSDARDGFHIHGAAGLLNLFTFGLLGSSGHRSTQSVFIGSERATVVSGLNSPVDFRFLPDGRILVAEKNGAIRVVENGVLRTDPLITLAVRTETERGIGGLAVDPDFSINGRLYVAYVAADTTRNTLSRLVVDGNTATLDQILVQSTLTAAPNHHGGALGFGPDGALYWGVGDNASGSNAQNLDNIHGKILRLNTDGSVPDDNPVIDGRRTLIYAYGLRNPFRLTFTPTGELLVADVGNAAFEEVNKITAGGNYGWPNAEGLCTSNCAGKIDPIYTYPREGGAAITSVVVHRGKVFIADTVKGWIRTLTCTPGYTSCGDVTTFDPNAGATVVLAEGPDGALYQLVYQPGRLVRIDLADPSDLSRV, translated from the coding sequence ATGGGGGTTACTCCCGAGGGCTCAGGCAACGGGCGGTCGCCGAGCGGGTCCGCACGCCATGTCGGCCGGGTCGGCGGGTTGGCGTTTGCTCTCGGCGTCGGGGCGGCCCTGCTGACCGGGACGGCGGTGGCCTCGGCGGAGACGTCGGAGTCGAGTTCGGTCTCGGCCAGTGCGTCGGCGTCGGACAGCCCGTCGGACAGCTCGACGCAGCGGCAGTCCGCGAAGCCACAGCTCGGATCGCGGACCGCCGCCGAACGCCCGGACCGGTCCGACTCCGAGGACTCGGACTCCCGGGACTCTGATGCCGATGCCGATGCCGAAGATGGCACCTCGACACGAAACAGTAAGCAGGACAGAGATACCGCACCGCGCACCGCGATCCCGGTCGACGAGGCAGACGACGCCGAGGACGCGGTCGACGACACCGTCGTCCAGGAAGCCGACGCGGAGGCCGACGAGCCGTCGTTCTTCGAGCAGCTCTTCAACAACAAGACCCCGAGCATCACCCACGACGCGACGGAGGACACCGTCATCGAGGGCACGGTCGTCGGCAACCTGCACCCGCAGGACCCCGACTCCACCCGCCTGACCTACACGGCCACCCGCCCGACCCACGGCACCGTCACCATCGCCGACGACGGCACGTTCGTCTACACCCCCGGCACGACCTACACCGGCCAGGACAGCTTCCAGGTGACCGTCAGCGACGCCCGCGACGGATTCCACATCCACGGCGCCGCCGGTCTGCTCAACCTGTTCACCTTCGGCCTGCTCGGCAGCAGCGGCCACCGCTCGACACAGAGCGTGTTCATCGGCTCGGAGCGCGCGACGGTGGTGTCCGGGCTGAACTCGCCGGTGGACTTCCGTTTCCTGCCCGACGGCCGCATCCTCGTCGCCGAGAAGAACGGGGCGATCCGCGTCGTCGAGAACGGCGTGCTGCGCACCGATCCGCTGATCACCCTCGCGGTGCGCACCGAGACCGAACGCGGTATCGGCGGGCTGGCCGTCGACCCGGACTTCAGCATCAACGGCCGCCTGTACGTCGCGTACGTCGCCGCAGACACCACCCGGAACACGTTGTCGCGCCTGGTCGTCGACGGCAACACCGCGACGCTGGACCAGATCCTCGTACAGTCCACCCTGACCGCGGCGCCCAACCACCACGGCGGCGCGCTCGGCTTCGGCCCGGACGGCGCGCTGTACTGGGGCGTCGGTGACAACGCGAGCGGGTCGAACGCGCAGAACCTCGACAACATCCACGGCAAGATCCTGCGACTGAACACCGACGGCAGCGTGCCCGACGACAACCCGGTCATCGACGGCCGGCGCACCCTGATCTACGCCTACGGTCTGCGCAATCCGTTCCGGCTGACGTTCACCCCGACCGGCGAACTGCTGGTCGCCGACGTCGGCAACGCGGCGTTCGAGGAGGTCAACAAGATCACCGCCGGTGGCAACTACGGCTGGCCCAATGCGGAGGGGCTGTGCACCAGCAACTGCGCGGGCAAGATCGATCCGATCTACACCTACCCCCGCGAGGGCGGCGCGGCGATCACGTCGGTGGTCGTGCACCGCGGCAAGGTGTTCATCGCCGACACCGTCAAGGGCTGGATCAGGACCCTGACCTGCACTCCGGGCTACACGTCGTGCGGTGACGTGACCACGTTCGACCCGAACGCCGGAGCGACCGTCGTGCTGGCCGAAGGTCCCGACGGCGCGCTGTACCAGCTGGTCTATCAGCCGGGGCGGCTGGTGCGGATCGACCTGGCCGACCCCAGCGATCTGAGCCGGGTCTGA
- a CDS encoding SDR family NAD(P)-dependent oxidoreductase — protein MTTVLITGCSSGYGLATALRFLDEGWNVVATMRTPRPGLLPASDNLRLLALDVTDPDSVTGAVAAAGTIDVLVNNAGIGAVGAFEATPMTTVRELFETNTFGVMAMTQAVVPQMRQRRSGVVVNVTSSVTLAAMPLAAAYTASKAAIEGFTGSLALELGFFGVRAKLVEPGYGPGTQFTSNGVHRMAGLIPEEDQPFAAPVFDGFQTPGPHTTPEDVADVVYRAATDTSDRLRYAAGADAVALAG, from the coding sequence ATGACAACCGTTCTCATCACAGGGTGTTCGTCCGGCTACGGTCTCGCGACGGCACTGCGCTTCCTCGACGAGGGGTGGAATGTCGTGGCCACCATGCGGACTCCGCGGCCCGGCCTTCTGCCCGCCTCCGACAATCTTCGGCTGCTCGCCCTCGATGTGACCGATCCCGACAGCGTCACGGGCGCGGTCGCGGCGGCGGGCACGATCGACGTGCTGGTCAACAACGCGGGGATCGGTGCGGTCGGCGCATTCGAGGCCACTCCGATGACGACGGTGCGAGAACTGTTCGAGACCAACACCTTCGGCGTGATGGCCATGACACAGGCGGTGGTGCCGCAGATGCGGCAACGCCGCAGCGGCGTCGTCGTCAACGTGACGTCCAGCGTGACGCTGGCCGCGATGCCGCTGGCCGCCGCCTACACCGCGAGCAAGGCCGCGATCGAGGGCTTCACCGGATCGCTGGCGCTGGAGCTCGGATTCTTCGGCGTGCGAGCCAAACTCGTCGAACCGGGCTACGGCCCCGGCACCCAGTTCACCAGCAACGGCGTGCACCGGATGGCCGGGCTCATCCCCGAGGAGGACCAGCCCTTCGCGGCGCCGGTGTTCGACGGTTTCCAGACCCCAGGCCCGCACACCACTCCCGAGGACGTCGCCGACGTCGTGTACCGGGCGGCCACCGACACCTCGGACCGGCTGCGCTACGCCGCCGGGGCCGACGCGGTCGCGCTGGCCGGATGA
- a CDS encoding AraC family transcriptional regulator: MRDTDPMDVLMSLLRPEAVLSKVITGGGQWGVRKPRYGDPAFCLMLQGSCVLEADGLGAVELTRGDFLLLPETPEFTLRAAAGGEAPAFSPLDHSRHTRHGDADDPVEMRMLGGYFRFDPANAGLLVALLPPVIHVRADQPGATRLSLLVELITEEADDDGVCRDIILQRLVEVLLIEAARVAAAPELAGRQRGLLTGLADPVLAPALRALHADIAHGWTVQGLARAAAVSRAVFAERFTRTMGMPPMQYLLEWRVAVAKGLLRAETLSIAQLAQRVGYQSPTAFTTAFTRVAGCTPTEFSRRLRVEPG; the protein is encoded by the coding sequence GTGCGCGACACCGACCCGATGGACGTGTTGATGTCGCTGCTGCGCCCCGAAGCCGTGCTGTCGAAGGTCATCACCGGCGGCGGACAGTGGGGAGTGCGCAAACCGCGCTACGGCGACCCCGCGTTCTGCCTGATGCTGCAGGGGTCGTGCGTGCTGGAGGCCGACGGACTCGGCGCCGTCGAACTGACCCGCGGCGACTTCCTGTTGCTGCCCGAGACCCCGGAGTTCACGCTCCGCGCGGCCGCGGGCGGCGAGGCGCCGGCGTTCAGCCCGCTGGACCACTCGCGGCACACCCGTCACGGCGACGCCGACGATCCGGTCGAGATGCGTATGCTCGGCGGCTACTTCCGGTTCGATCCCGCCAACGCCGGGCTGCTGGTCGCGCTGCTCCCGCCGGTGATCCACGTGCGCGCCGACCAACCGGGTGCGACGCGGCTGAGCCTGCTCGTCGAGCTGATCACCGAGGAGGCCGACGACGACGGCGTGTGCCGCGACATCATCCTGCAGCGACTCGTCGAGGTGCTGCTCATCGAGGCGGCCCGGGTGGCGGCCGCGCCGGAACTGGCGGGCAGGCAGCGGGGGTTGCTCACCGGGCTGGCCGATCCGGTGCTCGCCCCTGCGTTGCGCGCATTGCACGCCGACATCGCGCACGGCTGGACGGTGCAGGGCCTGGCCCGCGCCGCGGCGGTGTCGCGCGCCGTCTTCGCCGAAAGGTTCACCCGCACCATGGGAATGCCGCCGATGCAGTACCTGCTGGAGTGGCGCGTCGCAGTGGCCAAAGGCCTGCTGCGCGCGGAGACGTTGTCCATCGCGCAACTCGCGCAGCGGGTGGGTTACCAGTCGCCGACCGCGTTCACGACGGCGTTCACCCGGGTCGCCGGATGCACCCCCACCGAGTTCTCCCGCAGACTTCGCGTCGAACCCGGCTGA
- a CDS encoding NAD(P)H-dependent glycerol-3-phosphate dehydrogenase, with protein MAPAQREPKVVVLGGGSWGTTVASICARRGPTLQWVRSQETADDINNNHRNSKYLGDEVELAHSLKATTDFTEAAECADVIVMGVPSHGFRGVLTELATHLRPWVPVVSLVKGLEQGTNYRMSQIVDEVLPGHPAGILAGPNIAREVADGYAAAAVLAMPDQHLAANLGNLFRTKRFRTYTTDDVTGVEIAGALKNVYAIAVGMGYSLGIGENTRAMVMARAVNEMSKMGVAMGGHRDTFAGLAGMGDLIVTCTSQRSRNRHVGEQLGQGKTVEEIIASMNQVAEGVKAASVIMEFAEKYGISMPIAREVDAVVNHGSTVEQAYRGLVAEKPGHEVHGSGF; from the coding sequence ATGGCACCTGCGCAACGCGAACCCAAGGTTGTTGTTCTCGGCGGCGGCTCGTGGGGCACCACCGTCGCGTCCATCTGCGCGCGGCGCGGCCCGACGCTGCAATGGGTGCGCTCGCAGGAAACCGCCGACGACATCAACAACAACCACCGCAACAGCAAGTACCTCGGCGACGAGGTCGAGTTGGCGCACTCACTGAAGGCCACCACCGACTTCACCGAGGCCGCCGAATGCGCCGACGTGATCGTGATGGGGGTGCCGTCGCACGGGTTCCGGGGCGTGCTCACCGAACTCGCCACCCACCTGCGGCCGTGGGTGCCGGTGGTGTCACTGGTCAAGGGGCTCGAGCAGGGCACCAACTACCGGATGAGCCAGATCGTCGACGAGGTGCTGCCGGGCCACCCGGCCGGAATCCTGGCCGGCCCCAACATCGCCCGCGAGGTCGCCGACGGCTACGCCGCCGCGGCGGTGCTCGCGATGCCCGATCAGCACTTGGCCGCGAACCTGGGGAACCTGTTCCGCACCAAGCGGTTTCGCACCTACACCACCGACGACGTGACCGGCGTCGAGATCGCCGGCGCGCTGAAGAACGTGTACGCGATCGCCGTCGGCATGGGCTACTCGCTGGGCATCGGCGAGAACACCCGCGCGATGGTGATGGCCCGAGCGGTCAACGAGATGTCCAAGATGGGTGTCGCGATGGGCGGGCACCGCGACACGTTCGCCGGCCTGGCCGGGATGGGCGATCTGATCGTCACCTGCACCTCGCAGCGCAGCCGCAACCGGCACGTCGGCGAACAACTGGGCCAGGGCAAGACCGTCGAGGAGATCATCGCCTCGATGAACCAGGTCGCCGAAGGCGTCAAGGCCGCCAGCGTGATCATGGAGTTCGCCGAGAAGTACGGCATCTCGATGCCGATCGCGCGCGAGGTGGACGCCGTCGTCAACCACGGCTCGACCGTCGAGCAGGCCTACCGGGGACTGGTCGCCGAGAAGCCCGGCCACGAAGTGCACGGGTCGGGTTTCTAG
- a CDS encoding DUF7159 family protein has protein sequence MDLVLGLSMASSSVRWVLVDGATTGESLIVERGATNVDDQFDAAALVDRLLERSVHAVGLTWDIAAEETVSAVWQAFTDRGVENVIAVSDVEAAEALARGIADIAGCERLVVCVAEPGSSLIATVTPDGVTADRVDAAALTDVGALAPDVVFVLGSGDVSGVMAALEQEIEAPILSADEAHLALARGAALASASAVSILDAHDTPVARRFTPTAALASVLAAAVVTFVVSLSVAIGMTLTPERPAPQMARAVSEPAAEPAPSTSTPTPAKAAPREPEAVPAPPPPPPVAEPVAVEMPLPEAAPVVPQAPAPVYEEPLAPAPVMPPAPEYVPPAPVAPAYVPPVQAPMIPQQPVQPPRLRDRIIERIPIINRFHEPKPW, from the coding sequence ATGGACCTCGTACTCGGTTTGTCGATGGCGTCGTCATCGGTGCGCTGGGTTCTTGTCGACGGCGCGACGACCGGGGAAAGCCTCATCGTCGAGCGCGGCGCGACGAACGTCGACGATCAGTTCGACGCGGCCGCCCTGGTCGATCGACTGCTTGAGCGCTCGGTACACGCAGTGGGCCTGACCTGGGACATCGCCGCCGAAGAGACCGTCAGCGCGGTCTGGCAAGCCTTCACCGACCGCGGCGTCGAGAACGTCATCGCGGTCTCCGACGTCGAAGCCGCCGAGGCGCTGGCCCGCGGCATCGCCGACATCGCCGGCTGCGAGCGGCTCGTGGTGTGCGTGGCCGAGCCCGGCTCGTCGCTGATCGCCACCGTGACCCCGGACGGTGTGACCGCCGACCGCGTCGACGCCGCCGCACTCACCGACGTCGGCGCCCTGGCGCCCGACGTGGTGTTCGTCCTCGGATCCGGTGACGTCAGCGGCGTGATGGCGGCGCTGGAACAAGAGATCGAGGCGCCGATCCTTTCGGCCGACGAAGCCCACCTGGCGCTGGCGCGCGGTGCGGCGCTCGCGTCGGCGTCGGCGGTGTCGATCCTGGATGCGCACGACACTCCGGTGGCTCGCCGGTTTACCCCGACCGCGGCGCTGGCCTCGGTGCTGGCCGCGGCGGTGGTGACGTTCGTGGTCTCGCTGTCGGTGGCGATCGGCATGACGCTGACCCCCGAGCGGCCCGCACCGCAGATGGCGCGCGCGGTCAGCGAACCGGCCGCCGAACCTGCGCCGAGCACCAGCACGCCGACGCCGGCCAAGGCCGCCCCGCGCGAACCCGAGGCCGTCCCCGCTCCGCCGCCCCCGCCGCCGGTCGCCGAACCGGTCGCCGTCGAGATGCCGCTGCCCGAGGCTGCGCCGGTCGTCCCGCAGGCCCCGGCCCCGGTCTACGAGGAGCCGCTGGCACCCGCACCGGTGATGCCGCCCGCGCCCGAGTATGTGCCGCCCGCCCCGGTGGCGCCGGCCTACGTGCCGCCCGTGCAGGCCCCGATGATCCCGCAGCAGCCGGTGCAGCCGCCGCGGCTGCGCGACCGGATCATCGAGCGCATCCCGATCATCAACCGGTTCCACGAGCCGAAGCCCTGGTAG
- a CDS encoding nitroreductase family deazaflavin-dependent oxidoreductase has protein sequence MDKKAFDEMNRQVIDEFRSTGGTAGGVFEGKPLVLVHHIGAKSGIERIAPLVALLDDGRVYVFASKGGSDTHPDWYRNLVANPAVTVELGTETYQATARVLQGAERDEIYAKHVALEPQFGEYQRRTTRVIPVVELVRAAA, from the coding sequence ATGGACAAAAAAGCATTCGACGAGATGAACCGTCAGGTGATCGACGAGTTCCGCTCCACCGGAGGCACGGCCGGCGGCGTGTTCGAGGGCAAACCGCTGGTCCTCGTGCACCACATCGGCGCCAAGTCCGGCATCGAGCGGATCGCCCCGCTGGTCGCGCTGCTCGACGACGGCCGGGTCTACGTCTTCGCCAGCAAGGGCGGTTCGGACACCCACCCGGACTGGTATCGCAATTTGGTCGCCAATCCGGCCGTCACGGTCGAGCTCGGCACCGAGACCTACCAGGCCACCGCGCGCGTTCTCCAGGGAGCCGAGCGCGACGAGATCTACGCCAAGCACGTCGCGCTCGAACCGCAGTTCGGTGAATACCAGCGCAGAACGACGCGCGTCATCCCGGTCGTCGAATTGGTGCGCGCCGCAGCCTGA
- a CDS encoding DUF3349 domain-containing protein — translation MRPRTLSRLAEFFRTGYPPEVPSTGFVPLFALLPPRQSS, via the coding sequence GTGCGGCCGAGGACTCTGAGCCGGCTGGCCGAGTTCTTCCGGACCGGATACCCGCCTGAGGTGCCGTCGACCGGGTTCGTGCCGTTGTTCGCGTTGCTGCCGCCCCGCCAGAGCAGCTGA